The Clostridium sp. AWRP genome has a window encoding:
- the pdxA gene encoding 4-hydroxythreonine-4-phosphate dehydrogenase PdxA, translating into MSSEQEKPVVAITMGDPAGVGPEIVVKTLQEEEIYNTCKPFVIGTVKIIEKIVSILGIKTKINKITSPKEALYELGTMDVLEPENCDCDSIELGKVQAKAGEMSYAYIKKSIELGLNKEIDAVSTAPINKEAIRIAGVKYIGQTEIYQGLTNSEYALTMFSVRNLRVFFVSRHIALRDACDYASKEKVLEFVVNIDKELKKLKLKNPKIAVAALNPHGSDNGLFGTEEGEQLIPAVEAAKEMGINAVGPVPADSVFHLGLLGRYDAILSLYHDQGHIACKTLDFEKSITLTLGLPFIRSSVDHGTAFDIAGKGIAGHVSMMESTRLAAEYSKMMKNA; encoded by the coding sequence ATGAGTTCAGAACAAGAGAAGCCTGTTGTAGCTATAACCATGGGAGATCCAGCAGGAGTAGGACCGGAGATTGTAGTTAAAACATTACAAGAAGAAGAAATATATAATACTTGTAAACCTTTTGTAATTGGAACTGTTAAAATAATTGAAAAAATTGTTTCTATTCTTGGAATAAAAACAAAAATTAATAAAATTACATCTCCTAAAGAAGCATTATATGAATTGGGAACGATGGATGTTTTAGAACCTGAAAATTGTGATTGTGACTCTATAGAGTTAGGTAAAGTCCAAGCTAAAGCTGGAGAAATGTCTTATGCTTACATTAAAAAATCTATTGAACTTGGATTAAATAAGGAAATTGATGCTGTTTCCACAGCTCCTATTAATAAAGAGGCAATAAGAATAGCTGGAGTAAAATACATAGGCCAGACAGAAATATATCAAGGACTTACTAATTCAGAGTATGCACTTACTATGTTTTCAGTACGTAACCTAAGAGTATTTTTTGTAAGTCGTCATATTGCACTTAGGGATGCTTGTGACTATGCTTCAAAAGAGAAGGTTTTAGAGTTTGTTGTTAACATTGATAAGGAATTGAAAAAATTAAAACTTAAAAATCCTAAGATTGCTGTAGCAGCATTAAATCCTCATGGTTCAGATAATGGATTGTTTGGAACGGAGGAAGGAGAACAATTGATTCCAGCAGTAGAAGCAGCTAAAGAAATGGGAATAAATGCGGTAGGTCCAGTACCTGCTGACTCAGTATTTCATTTAGGCTTACTTGGAAGATATGATGCAATTTTATCTCTTTATCATGATCAGGGACATATAGCTTGTAAGACATTAGACTTTGAAAAATCTATTACCCTTACATTAGGACTTCCATTTATCAGAAGTTCAGTTGATCATGGTACTGCTTTTGATATTGCAGGAAAAGGAATAGCGGGTCATGTAAGTATGATGGAATCTACTAGATTAGCAGCTGAATATAGTAAAATGATGAAGAACGCTTAA
- a CDS encoding four-carbon acid sugar kinase family protein, giving the protein MAIIGAVADDLTGATTVGVLLARSGITTAALFNENCSMSDNCNLNHEAIIVSTNSRGITKEKAKEKVKIATLNLKRMGIRQFSKRIDTTLRGNIGTEIDAMLDELGSDTVAVMIPSMPQSNRIMVGGYSIINGVPLSKTPVAKDVRTPVTDSYVPRLIAKQTKRKVSHVGLDELLKGKENLKKVLTESRNKGAEVLLVDAISLEDVSMAACAVTELDWNVLAVDPGPFTEQLARAKKFNPNVIKKSVKMETKDNEFYGNGTVLVAAGSASSVTVSQMKVLRDVPGTCQVSVKAPLLLGGGKVSDLEIKRVSEKVVNILNESNIPRVIMLETALSGDVLNLKEEGKKYGISSEEAADNINLGIGEITRRILDKMKEKIVGLYMTGGDVMVYVCASLGVDGIELIDYVIPQSDLGRLIGSKFNGMTVVGKGGLTGDDTTAIKIVNRIFYEEECKTKSRSCV; this is encoded by the coding sequence ATGGCAATTATAGGTGCTGTAGCTGATGATTTGACAGGTGCTACCACTGTTGGAGTATTGCTTGCAAGATCAGGAATTACTACTGCTGCGCTTTTTAACGAAAATTGTTCGATGTCAGATAATTGTAATTTAAACCATGAAGCAATTATTGTAAGTACTAATAGTCGTGGTATAACTAAAGAAAAAGCTAAGGAAAAAGTAAAAATTGCTACTTTAAATTTGAAACGTATGGGTATTAGGCAATTTTCTAAAAGAATAGATACTACTTTACGTGGAAATATAGGCACTGAAATTGATGCTATGCTTGATGAATTAGGATCAGATACTGTTGCAGTCATGATTCCTTCTATGCCCCAATCAAATCGTATTATGGTTGGAGGATATTCTATAATTAATGGGGTACCATTATCTAAAACTCCAGTAGCAAAAGATGTTAGAACTCCTGTAACAGATTCGTATGTTCCAAGGCTTATAGCTAAGCAAACTAAGAGAAAAGTAAGCCATGTAGGCTTAGATGAATTGCTTAAAGGAAAAGAAAATCTTAAAAAAGTACTAACTGAAAGTAGAAATAAAGGAGCAGAAGTTTTATTAGTTGATGCAATTTCTTTAGAAGATGTAAGTATGGCAGCTTGCGCTGTTACAGAACTTGATTGGAATGTACTTGCAGTTGACCCGGGTCCCTTTACAGAACAACTTGCTAGAGCTAAAAAATTTAATCCCAATGTAATAAAGAAATCTGTTAAAATGGAAACAAAAGATAATGAATTTTATGGTAATGGCACAGTTTTAGTTGCAGCAGGAAGTGCATCATCAGTTACTGTTTCACAAATGAAAGTGCTTAGGGATGTTCCTGGTACCTGTCAGGTTTCAGTAAAAGCACCACTTTTATTAGGCGGTGGAAAGGTTTCAGATTTGGAAATAAAAAGGGTAAGTGAAAAGGTTGTAAATATTTTAAATGAAAGTAATATACCTAGGGTAATAATGTTAGAGACAGCTTTAAGCGGTGATGTCCTTAATTTAAAGGAAGAAGGTAAAAAGTACGGAATATCCTCTGAAGAAGCTGCGGATAACATAAATTTGGGAATAGGAGAAATTACACGAAGAATTCTTGATAAAATGAAAGAAAAGATAGTAGGTCTTTATATGACAGGTGGAGATGTTATGGTGTATGTTTGTGCTTCACTTGGAGTGGATGGAATAGAACTTATTGACTATGTTATTCCACAATCGGATTTGGGAAGATTAATAGGAAGCAAATTTAATGGAATGACTGTGGTAGGTAAGGGAGGACTTACAGGAGATGATACAACTGCAATTAAAATTGTAAATAGAATTTTTTATGAAGAGGAATGTAAGACAAAGAGTAGAAGCTGTGTGTAG
- the rpiB gene encoding ribose 5-phosphate isomerase B produces MKIAIGCDQNGYALKLELIKFLKEKNIEHIDFGCGEGETIYYPKVALKVSEEVAKGNFDRGILICGTGIGMAITANKVPGIRAAVCHDIYSAERAQKSNNAQIATFGAEVIGPSLAKYLLNIWLNCEFKDGRSTPKVELINEIDENFRKKI; encoded by the coding sequence ATGAAAATTGCTATAGGCTGTGATCAAAATGGATATGCTTTGAAATTAGAGTTAATAAAATTTTTAAAAGAAAAAAATATTGAACATATAGACTTTGGATGTGGTGAAGGTGAAACAATATACTACCCTAAAGTAGCTTTAAAAGTAAGCGAAGAAGTAGCAAAAGGAAACTTTGATAGAGGTATATTAATTTGTGGAACTGGTATAGGAATGGCAATAACAGCTAATAAGGTTCCTGGGATAAGGGCTGCAGTATGCCATGATATCTACTCTGCTGAAAGAGCTCAAAAAAGTAATAATGCACAAATTGCTACATTCGGTGCAGAAGTAATAGGTCCTTCTCTTGCTAAATACCTGTTAAATATATGGCTCAACTGTGAATTTAAAGATGGAAGATCAACTCCAAAAGTTGAATTAATCAATGAAATAGATGAGAATTTTAGAAAGAAAATATGA
- the tpiA gene encoding triose-phosphate isomerase, with protein MRKKIIGTSWKMHVNSIKDGVDLAKQIKDNLGNMDSVEIFILPTFPMISFLKDILEGSKIGWGAQNMCFAEKGAYTGEVPPQVLKDLKCQYTEIGHAERRKFFNETDEIVNKKVKLSFKYGFVPIVCIGETQDDLDSEFQNIRLKTQILWALDGLSREEMKKVILAYEPVWAIGKQQAASPEYVQNMHEFMRNLIINEYGEEVGNSIRIIYGGSVSPESSKLLMKQKDIDGLFIGRFGLKIENFKSIVSSAIVK; from the coding sequence ATGAGAAAAAAGATTATAGGAACAAGCTGGAAAATGCATGTCAATTCCATAAAAGATGGTGTGGATTTAGCCAAACAGATAAAAGATAATTTAGGAAATATGGATTCGGTAGAAATATTTATATTACCTACATTTCCAATGATAAGCTTTCTAAAAGATATTTTAGAAGGAAGCAAGATTGGATGGGGAGCTCAAAATATGTGTTTTGCAGAAAAAGGAGCTTATACAGGGGAAGTACCACCTCAAGTATTAAAGGATTTAAAATGCCAGTATACAGAAATTGGACATGCTGAGCGAAGAAAGTTTTTTAATGAAACAGATGAAATAGTGAATAAAAAAGTAAAGCTTAGTTTTAAATATGGCTTTGTACCTATAGTTTGCATCGGGGAAACCCAAGATGATCTAGACAGTGAATTTCAAAATATAAGGTTAAAAACTCAAATATTATGGGCTCTGGACGGTTTAAGCAGAGAGGAAATGAAAAAAGTCATACTAGCTTATGAGCCGGTCTGGGCAATAGGAAAGCAGCAGGCGGCAAGTCCGGAGTATGTTCAAAATATGCATGAATTTATGAGAAATCTTATAATAAATGAATATGGAGAGGAAGTTGGAAATTCTATAAGAATTATATATGGAGGGTCTGTTAGTCCTGAAAGTTCTAAATTGCTCATGAAACAAAAAGATATTGACGGATTGTTTATTGGGAGATTTGGTTTAAAGATAGAAAACTTTAAGAGTATAGTCAGTTCAGCTATAGTAAAATAG
- the fsa gene encoding fructose-6-phosphate aldolase: protein MKLFIDTANVEEIRKANEMGVICGVTTNPSLIAKEGRDFKEVVKEITTIVDGPISAEVISLESEKMVEEARELVKIHKNIVIKIPMTIEGLKAVKVLSKENIKTNVTLIFSPGQALLAARAGATYVSPFLGRLDDIGMNGIELVEQISAIFKIHDIKTEIISASIRGPLHVINAAKAGSDIATVPYKVLIQMTKHPLTDIGIQRFLDDWKTVPNK from the coding sequence ATGAAATTATTTATAGATACCGCTAATGTAGAAGAAATAAGAAAAGCCAATGAAATGGGTGTAATTTGCGGAGTTACTACTAATCCTTCTTTAATTGCAAAAGAAGGTAGAGACTTTAAGGAAGTAGTAAAAGAAATAACTACTATTGTAGACGGCCCAATAAGCGCTGAAGTAATAAGCTTAGAATCTGAAAAAATGGTAGAAGAAGCAAGAGAACTTGTAAAAATACACAAAAATATAGTAATAAAAATTCCTATGACTATAGAAGGCTTAAAAGCCGTAAAAGTTCTTTCAAAAGAAAATATAAAAACTAATGTAACATTGATATTTTCACCAGGACAAGCTCTTTTAGCTGCAAGAGCTGGTGCAACTTATGTAAGTCCTTTTTTAGGAAGGCTAGATGATATTGGAATGAACGGAATTGAATTAGTTGAACAAATATCTGCTATTTTTAAAATTCATGATATAAAAACAGAAATTATATCAGCCAGCATTAGAGGTCCTCTTCACGTTATAAATGCTGCAAAAGCAGGATCAGATATCGCTACAGTCCCATATAAAGTATTAATACAAATGACTAAACATCCATTAACCGATATAGGAATTCAAAGATTTTTAGATGATTGGAAAACAGTACCTAATAAATAA
- a CDS encoding C-GCAxxG-C-C family (seleno)protein: protein MNNASQFHKEGFNCAESIIKAFNRDNNLNIPVSIASPFGLGMAVQSTCGAVTGALMAMGSVKGRNESSVQNESRKIAKEIMNKVTEKYGTFECSKLKQKGVSCDEIIDYTYEILKDYAK, encoded by the coding sequence ATGAATAATGCGTCACAATTTCATAAAGAGGGATTTAATTGCGCAGAATCTATAATCAAGGCTTTTAACAGAGACAACAATTTAAACATTCCTGTCTCAATTGCAAGTCCATTTGGGCTTGGTATGGCCGTACAAAGTACTTGCGGTGCTGTTACTGGAGCACTTATGGCTATGGGTTCCGTAAAAGGAAGAAACGAATCTTCTGTACAAAATGAATCTAGAAAGATTGCAAAAGAAATAATGAACAAAGTAACAGAAAAGTATGGAACTTTTGAATGCTCTAAATTAAAACAAAAAGGTGTATCTTGTGATGAGATAATAGATTATACTTATGAAATTCTCAAAGATTATGCAAAATAA
- a CDS encoding ABC transporter ATP-binding protein: MEKQPIVEMTNISKEFSGIAVNDKISFSLNAGEIHALLGENGAGKSTLMNILTGLYKPDSGEIEINGKNVEFNSPKDAIACGIGMVHQHFKLVRAFTVAENIMLGLRNLKQIYNKKHIEDEIEKSAQEYGLYVNPKAKIWQLTVGEQQKVEIVKVLMYGAKILIMDEPTAVLTPKEGEVLYKTLGILAKKGKSIIVISHKMREVMENTNRITVLRDGKSMGTFNTKDVEEKDMAKMMVGENIVHISSKRTVSNGKKILELKDVCSEDKSGSVKLRNISFSVHEGEIFGVAGIDDNGQKELAEVISGLTPIKKGNIFLNEANCINESRRKFIDKGISYVPEDRMTVGLVADMNACENMILENYRKMPGYHINWRKVYDNTVNIIKKFHIKIASLNTPVKTMSGGNMQKLLLAREIQSDPNLIVLAYPFRGLDIGASEYIKKLLIDERNKGRAILLISEELEDLIQLSDRICVLHEGSIMGIVDSSEVTMESIGLMMSGSRKENYSD, translated from the coding sequence ATGGAGAAACAACCTATAGTTGAAATGACTAATATTTCAAAAGAGTTTTCAGGAATAGCAGTTAATGATAAAATCTCATTCTCATTAAATGCTGGAGAAATTCATGCTCTTTTAGGTGAGAATGGAGCAGGCAAAAGCACCCTTATGAATATATTAACGGGTCTATATAAACCAGATAGCGGTGAAATAGAGATAAATGGGAAAAATGTTGAATTCAACTCTCCTAAAGATGCCATAGCTTGTGGCATAGGTATGGTGCATCAGCATTTTAAGTTAGTAAGAGCTTTTACTGTGGCAGAAAACATAATGTTAGGACTTAGAAATTTAAAACAAATTTATAATAAAAAACATATTGAAGATGAAATTGAAAAAAGTGCTCAAGAATATGGACTTTATGTAAATCCTAAAGCTAAAATATGGCAACTTACAGTAGGAGAACAACAAAAGGTTGAGATTGTAAAAGTACTTATGTATGGTGCAAAAATACTTATAATGGATGAACCTACAGCAGTACTTACCCCTAAGGAAGGGGAAGTACTTTATAAAACACTAGGTATTTTAGCTAAAAAGGGAAAATCCATTATAGTGATATCACATAAAATGAGAGAAGTAATGGAAAATACTAATAGAATTACAGTGCTGCGTGATGGAAAATCCATGGGTACTTTTAATACAAAAGATGTTGAAGAAAAAGATATGGCGAAAATGATGGTAGGCGAAAATATAGTACATATTTCTAGTAAAAGAACAGTATCAAATGGAAAGAAAATTTTGGAATTGAAAGATGTGTGTTCAGAAGATAAAAGTGGATCTGTAAAACTAAGAAATATATCATTTAGCGTACATGAAGGAGAAATATTTGGAGTTGCAGGTATTGATGACAATGGTCAGAAGGAACTAGCAGAAGTTATTTCAGGTTTGACACCAATAAAAAAAGGAAACATATTTTTAAATGAAGCAAATTGTATAAATGAAAGTAGAAGAAAATTTATAGATAAGGGAATAAGTTATGTACCAGAAGATAGGATGACTGTAGGTCTTGTAGCTGACATGAATGCTTGCGAAAACATGATACTTGAAAATTATCGAAAGATGCCAGGATATCATATTAACTGGAGAAAAGTGTATGATAACACAGTTAATATAATAAAAAAATTTCATATCAAGATAGCTTCTTTGAATACTCCTGTGAAAACTATGTCAGGGGGAAATATGCAAAAACTTCTTTTAGCTAGAGAAATACAGTCAGATCCAAATCTTATTGTTTTGGCATACCCTTTTAGAGGACTTGATATAGGTGCCTCGGAATATATAAAAAAGCTTTTAATAGATGAAAGAAATAAAGGTAGGGCAATTCTTCTCATTTCCGAAGAACTGGAAGATTTAATACAGCTTTCAGATAGAATATGTGTCTTGCATGAGGGCTCTATTATGGGAATAGTAGATTCATCTGAGGTCACTATGGAATCTATTGGACTAATGATGTCTGGAAGTAGAAAGGAGAATTACAGTGATTGA
- a CDS encoding MFS transporter — MNQNQNMVDNTLNSQKRTNYRWIILFIIFVSYFINMADRSNIGIALPFIKKEFHINNFVSGAISSFFFLGYAFSQIPAGFAIKKRGTRGIVSAAIVGFSGFTYLLGTVSNTVHLILYRLGLGLAEGPAPVGMTSTINNWFPAKEKATATGIYIASTQLAPILVPTIAVWIATNYGWRSIFFWFAIPGLFMAAIWYFVVRTKPEEDKFVSKSELQYIRQGEVSQTEATSVYKDRSLGWIDKFIKYRKVNKVDTSKKVFKSWNIWGDTLAYFCMNNVLYGMLTWIPSYLVVAKHYSFIKMGFVASAPSVGGLIGALLGGVISDRLFLKRRKPTMLITALTTAVMMIVLINLPENVTLVSLCLCITGLCLNIGWPAFTSYLMGLTSGETYSVAISVVNSGGNLGGFFAPMIIGVLLDIFGNYNLAFVYFAVLLFAAFLIILTLDEPVQN; from the coding sequence ATGAATCAAAATCAGAATATGGTTGATAATACCCTGAACTCTCAAAAAAGGACTAATTATAGATGGATAATTCTATTTATTATTTTTGTTAGTTATTTTATCAATATGGCAGATAGATCCAACATAGGTATAGCATTACCTTTCATAAAAAAGGAATTTCATATTAACAATTTTGTATCTGGAGCTATATCAAGTTTCTTTTTCTTAGGATATGCTTTTTCTCAAATCCCAGCTGGTTTTGCAATTAAAAAACGTGGAACAAGAGGAATTGTTTCTGCAGCTATTGTAGGATTTTCAGGATTTACTTATCTACTTGGTACAGTTTCAAATACAGTGCATTTAATATTGTATCGTTTAGGATTAGGCTTAGCAGAAGGACCCGCTCCAGTAGGTATGACATCTACTATTAATAACTGGTTTCCAGCAAAAGAAAAGGCTACAGCTACAGGTATATATATTGCATCTACACAACTTGCCCCAATTTTAGTACCAACTATTGCTGTTTGGATTGCTACAAATTATGGTTGGAGAAGTATATTTTTCTGGTTTGCAATTCCTGGATTATTCATGGCTGCTATATGGTATTTTGTAGTAAGGACAAAACCTGAAGAAGATAAGTTTGTATCTAAATCTGAACTTCAATATATTCGTCAAGGTGAAGTTTCACAAACAGAAGCTACTTCAGTATATAAAGATAGATCCTTAGGATGGATTGACAAGTTTATTAAATATAGGAAGGTAAATAAAGTAGATACTAGTAAGAAAGTATTTAAATCGTGGAATATATGGGGAGATACATTAGCTTATTTTTGTATGAATAATGTATTATATGGAATGTTAACCTGGATTCCATCATATTTAGTTGTTGCTAAACATTATTCATTTATAAAGATGGGATTTGTTGCTTCTGCCCCTAGTGTTGGAGGACTTATTGGAGCACTTCTAGGTGGAGTTATTTCAGATAGATTATTCTTAAAAAGACGTAAGCCAACTATGCTTATAACAGCTTTAACTACAGCAGTAATGATGATTGTACTTATTAATTTACCTGAAAATGTAACTTTGGTATCTTTATGCTTATGTATAACTGGATTATGTTTAAACATAGGGTGGCCAGCATTTACGTCATACTTAATGGGATTGACGTCAGGAGAAACTTATTCTGTTGCTATTTCAGTAGTTAATAGTGGTGGTAACCTAGGTGGATTCTTTGCACCAATGATTATAGGAGTTCTGCTTGACATATTTGGCAACTACAATTTAGCTTTCGTATATTTTGCAGTACTTCTGTTTGCAGCTTTCTTAATAATATTAACATTAGATGAACCTGTTCAAAATTAG
- a CDS encoding DeoR/GlpR family DNA-binding transcription regulator, with the protein MLAFERHNKILDLLYKNKKVTTQDLSRLIDVSACTIRNDLNKLEKDGLIKRIHGGAILPEAIQRDLSFPSRKSKNQIEKNAIGKSACDFIKNGQCLIIDASSTAISLAKYLNKTDLRITVITSGIYTALELKDNNNINVILVGGVVRPKSGALEGLLGKNLISQINADVAFVSARGFTLEEGLTEFNIYEGELKKFLISRSKKVVALLDSSKLEVSSISSFADSKKLDTIITDFNSPTNVLDKYRKYGINVIVAPKEDE; encoded by the coding sequence ATGCTTGCTTTTGAAAGACACAATAAAATATTGGATTTATTGTATAAGAATAAAAAAGTAACTACCCAGGATTTAAGTAGGTTAATAGATGTTTCTGCATGTACTATAAGAAATGATTTAAACAAGTTAGAAAAGGATGGCCTTATAAAGAGAATTCATGGAGGGGCCATATTACCTGAGGCTATACAGAGGGATCTAAGTTTCCCTAGTAGAAAAAGCAAAAATCAAATTGAAAAAAATGCTATTGGTAAGAGTGCTTGTGATTTTATAAAAAATGGGCAGTGTCTAATAATAGATGCCAGTTCAACAGCTATTTCCCTTGCCAAGTATTTAAACAAGACTGATCTTAGAATTACAGTGATAACTAGTGGAATATATACTGCGTTAGAACTTAAAGATAATAACAACATAAACGTAATTCTTGTTGGAGGAGTGGTTAGACCAAAATCTGGTGCACTAGAAGGTCTTTTAGGTAAGAATTTAATTTCCCAGATAAATGCAGATGTAGCTTTTGTATCTGCGAGAGGATTTACTTTAGAAGAGGGACTTACAGAATTTAATATATATGAAGGGGAACTTAAAAAGTTTCTTATATCTAGGAGTAAAAAAGTTGTAGCTTTATTAGACTCTTCAAAGTTGGAAGTTAGTTCAATTTCTAGTTTTGCAGATTCGAAAAAACTAGATACTATAATTACTGATTTTAATTCACCAACGAATGTGCTTGATAAATATAGAAAATACGGTATAAATGTGATAGTAGCTCCAAAAGAAGATGAATAA
- a CDS encoding BMP family ABC transporter substrate-binding protein, which yields MKKIRKVSLILLCTTFVLSTMIVGCQSNKKATSDNKKIKVAFVYEGPIGDTGWNYAQDQGRKYLAANMPNAEVTYVDNVPETADSEKVFTQLAQKGNKVIFGTTYGYMDYMVNVAKKFPNVVFMHCTGYKTSNNLGTYAGRDYEGRYLAGILAGKNTKSNVIGFVAPFSIPEIVRNIDAFTLGAQSVNPKVKVKVVYTNSWSDPATEKTATNSLIDAGADVLAMHLDSTTVMQAAQERGVYGIGFSSDMRSKAPKAVLGGSIWNWGPYYVKTVKAVANGTWKSGQYWGGIKDGSIVDIGPFGPMVKDDVKTLISKQRQNIIDNKLNVFEGPIYDQAGNLKVAKGQKLTDEQMLSINWFVKGVEGTISK from the coding sequence ATGAAGAAAATAAGGAAGGTTAGTTTAATTTTATTATGTACTACTTTTGTACTATCCACTATGATAGTAGGATGTCAGAGTAACAAAAAAGCAACTTCTGACAATAAAAAGATTAAAGTAGCTTTTGTTTATGAAGGGCCTATAGGAGATACTGGATGGAATTATGCTCAGGATCAAGGAAGAAAGTATCTAGCTGCTAATATGCCAAATGCAGAAGTAACATATGTGGACAATGTACCTGAAACAGCAGACTCAGAGAAAGTATTTACGCAGCTTGCCCAAAAAGGTAACAAAGTTATATTTGGAACAACTTATGGATACATGGATTATATGGTTAATGTAGCAAAAAAATTTCCAAATGTAGTTTTCATGCATTGTACTGGATACAAAACGTCAAACAATCTAGGAACATATGCTGGACGTGATTATGAGGGAAGATATCTTGCGGGTATTCTTGCAGGTAAGAATACAAAGAGTAATGTAATTGGATTTGTGGCTCCATTTTCAATACCTGAAATTGTAAGGAATATTGATGCCTTTACTTTGGGAGCACAATCAGTAAATCCAAAGGTAAAAGTTAAAGTAGTTTATACTAATTCATGGAGTGATCCTGCTACTGAAAAAACTGCAACTAATAGTTTGATAGATGCAGGGGCCGATGTACTTGCAATGCATCTTGATTCTACTACTGTAATGCAGGCTGCCCAGGAAAGAGGGGTATATGGAATTGGTTTTAGTTCTGATATGAGGTCAAAAGCTCCAAAGGCAGTACTTGGAGGATCAATATGGAATTGGGGACCTTATTATGTCAAGACTGTTAAAGCTGTAGCTAATGGTACCTGGAAATCTGGACAATACTGGGGTGGAATTAAGGATGGTTCAATAGTTGATATAGGTCCTTTTGGTCCAATGGTAAAAGATGATGTAAAAACACTTATTTCAAAACAGAGGCAGAACATTATAGATAATAAGTTAAATGTATTTGAAGGGCCAATATATGATCAAGCTGGTAACTTAAAGGTTGCTAAAGGACAGAAACTTACTGATGAGCAAATGCTTTCTATTAACTGGTTTGTAAAGGGCGTTGAAGGAACAATTTCTAAATAG